One genomic region from Bactrocera tryoni isolate S06 chromosome 3, CSIRO_BtryS06_freeze2, whole genome shotgun sequence encodes:
- the LOC120771237 gene encoding putative inorganic phosphate cotransporter isoform X1, whose amino-acid sequence MVKNRRFEKAPIIGTRHIQCFLCFCCLSICYALRVNLSVGIVAMTDRNSTNSNLTVYDWSEGTKSYVLSSFFWGYIVTQIPGGHIAQKYGAKTLLLIGITLCSVLTLLTPLAVEFGGWQLLFALRVIQGLLQGSVHPATHAMLAKWSPVEERGALSTFCYSGSQFGTVVILAISGIIAESPLGWPGIFYISGALGILWGICWLIFSASTPAEHKTISLEERKFIENSLGQVDSTPIIVAPTPWRKIFTSPPFLSLIIVHCTHMWGFWTLLTQIPNYMKNILDVDMKNSALLSSLPYTVMLLLSFFFIYLSKVLARRENVSLAFSRKFFNSIGHWIPMISLIGLGYVTKEHSLLAVILLTLTVGISGATYLGFQVNHIDLSPNYAGTLMGITNGSANVMSALAPLAVGLVVTDVTNVVEWRIVFFIAAGFYFVGNLLFVIFGKTEVQSWNSPEETLAKRLNVVDAESPALLLNGDKKKITITENGTQ is encoded by the exons CACCGATCATCGGTACGAGACATATACAATGtttcctttgtttttgttgcctatCGATTTGTTATGCGTTACGCGTCAACCTCAGCGTGGGCATCGTGGCGATGACGGATCGGAATTCCACGAACAGCAATCTTACG GTATACGATTGGAGTGAAGGCACCAAGTCCTATGTCTTGAGCAGCTTTTTCTGGGGTTACATCGTTACCCAAATACCCGGTGGACACATTGCACAGAAATACGGCGCGAAAACATTACTGCTAATTGGCATTACGCTGTGTTCCGTGCTGACGCTACTCACACCATTAGCTGTTGAATTTGGCGGTTGGCAGTTGTTGTTTGCGTTACGTGTCATTCAAGGACTGTTGCAAGGTTCCGTGCATCCAGCTACGCATGCCATGTTGGCGAAATGGTCACCCGTCGAAGAACGTGGCGCGCTTAGTACTTTCTGTTATTCCGGCTCACAATTCGGCACTGTTGTTATACTGGCTATAAGCGGTATCATCGCTGAATCACCACTCGGTTGGCCCGGTATTTTCTACATCTCTGGCGCTTTGGGTATACTTTGGGGTATCTGTTGGTTAATTTTTTCGGCCAGCACACCGGCTGAACATAAAACCATCTCATTGGAGGAGCGTAAATTCATCGAAAATTCATTGGGACAAGTTGACTCGACACCAATCATAGTAGCGCCGACCCCGTGGCGCAAGATCTTCACCTCACCGCCATTTTTATCGCTGATCATCGTACACTGCACGCATATGTGGGGTTTCTGGACGCTGCTTACACAAATTCCCAACTACATGAAGAACATACTAGATGTGGATATGAAAAATAGCGCTCTACTGTCATCTCTACCGTATACGGTCATGCTTTTGCTCAGTTTCTTCTTCATCTACCTATCGAAGGTGTTGGCACGTCGTGAGAATGTATCACTGGCTTTCAGTCGCAAATTCTTCAACTCCATCGGCCATTGGATACCAATGATCTCACTTATTGGACTCGGCTATGTCACGAAGGAACATTCATTACTGGCTGTGATCTTGCTCACACTCACCGTGGGCATCAGTGGCGCTACCTACCTGGGTTTCCAGGTGAACCATATTGATCTGTCGCCAAACTATGCGGGTACGCTGATGGGCATCACCAATGGCTCCGCGAATGTGATGAGCGCATTGGCGCCGCTGGCCGTCGGCCTGGTCGTCACCGATGTG ACTAATGTGGTCGAATGGCGTATTGTGTTTTTCATCGCTGCCGGTTTTTACTTTGTCGGCAACTTACTCTTCGTCATATTTGGCAAGACCGAAGTGCAAAGTTGGAATTCACCCGAAGAGACATTAGCCAAACGGTTGAACGTGGTGGACGCTGAATCGCCAGCGTTACTCCTGAATGGTGATAAGAAAAAGATAACAATCACTGAGAACGGCACGCAATAG
- the LOC120771716 gene encoding putative inorganic phosphate cotransporter, with product MVLWCDCFNGGYQQIDTARQGPRFGIRHLQCFLAFCGLAVAYALRVNLSVAIVAMTDQNATNPAFEEYKWDEGIKSYLLSSFFWGYVVTQVPGGYMAHHYGAKYTFFFGVLICSSLAILTPLSAKIGDWPLVLALRAAQGLSQGMIFPSTHTFLSKWAPAEERARLVSYCYSGAQFGTVVMLSVSGYIASSWLGWPSIFYLSGVVGILWSFVWLFLSASTPAEHPSISVAELRYIESSGQTRRPSDAGRQSSGTQTQPHKLPWAQIFTSPSFLTLIFVHLANNWGFWTLLTEIPTYLKNILGMDIRSSGPLSALPYFAMCLLSYAFIFLGDFLNARYTTRLWVSRKFFNTIGQWVPMVALIGLGYINAGGSVKLAITLLTIAVGANAATYLGFQVNHIDIAPNFAGTLMGITNCVANVISIIAPLTVGLIVTDEENPAQWRIVFYVSAFFYFVGNLFFLVFGRTSPQKWNFPQGQPAAAAGRGDNSTYNGDDIHEITDDETAPLNRNAAP from the exons ATGGTTTTATGGTGTGATTGTTTCAATGGTGGCTATCAGCAAATTGATACTGCACGACAAG GTCCACGTTTTGGTATACGTCATCTACAATGTTTTCTCGCCTTTTGTGGCTTGGCAGTGGCTTATGCGCTGCGCGTAAATCTATCTGTAGCCATTGTGGCGATGACAGATCAAAATGCCACAAATCCAGCATTTGAG GAGTACAAATGGGATGAGGGCATTAAGTCCTATCTGCTCAGCAGCTTTTTCTGGGGTTATGTCGTGACACAAGTGCCCGGTGGCTACATGGCGCACCACTATGGTGCCAAGTATACATTCTTTTTTGGTGTGCTTATATGCTCTTCGCTGGCCATTTTGACACCGTTGAGCGCCAAAATCGGAGACTGGCCTTTAGTGTTGGCGCTGCGTGCGGCACAAGGTCTATCGCAAGGCATGATTTTTCCATCGACGCATACATTTCTATCCAAATGGGCACCAGCCGAGGAACGTGCACGTCTCGTCAGCTACTGCTATTCGGGCGCACAATTCGGTACGGTTGTAATGCTGTCGGTTAGCGGTTATATAGCATCCTCATGGCTTGGTTGGCCCAGTATATTTTACCTCTCCGGTGTTGTCGGCATTTTGTGGTCATTCGTTTGGTTATTCTTAAGCGCCAGCACACCTGCGGAGCATCCATCGATTAGTGTAGCCGAGTTGCGTTATATTGAATCGTCCGGACAAACACGTCGGCCTTCCGATGCTGGTCGTCAAAGCAGTGGCACACAAACACAACCACACAAATTACCATGGGCTCAAATATTCACTTCACCATCATTCCTAACGTTGATTTTTGTGCATTTAGCGAATAATTGGGGCTTCTGGACACTGCTCACCGAAATACCGACATACTTGAAGAATATTCTCGGTATGGATATACGTAGTAGTGGTCCACTCTCCGCGTTACCCTACTTTGCTATGTGTCTGCTGTCCTATGCTTTCATCTTTTTGGGCGATTTTCTTAATGCGCGTTATACAACGCGTCTATGGGTATCACGCAAATTCTTCAACACCATCGGTCAATGGGTGCCGATGGTGGCACTGATCGGTTTGGGTTATATAAATGCCGGCGGTAGTGTTAAGTTGGCTATAACATTGTTGACCATAGCAGTGGGTGCAAACGCGGCCACTTATCTGGGTTTTCAAGTCAATCACATTGATATAGCGCCAAATTTCGCCGGCACATTGATGGGCATTACCAACTGCGTGGCGAATGTGATAAGCATAATAGCACCGCTCACAGTTGGACTGATTGTGACAGATGAG GAAAATCCCGCACAATGGCGTATTGTGTTCTATGTGAGTGCATTCTTTTATTTCGTCGGCAATCTGTTCTTCCTTGTCTTTGGTCGTACGAGTCCACAAAAATGGAACTTCCCACAAGGTCAGCCAGCTGCTGCTGCAGGTCGAGGCGATAACAGTACATACAATGGCGATGACATACACGAAATAACCGATGATGAGACTGCGCCTTTGAATCGCAATGCTGCACCATGA
- the LOC120771237 gene encoding putative inorganic phosphate cotransporter isoform X2 encodes MFFKTPIIGTRHIQCFLCFCCLSICYALRVNLSVGIVAMTDRNSTNSNLTVYDWSEGTKSYVLSSFFWGYIVTQIPGGHIAQKYGAKTLLLIGITLCSVLTLLTPLAVEFGGWQLLFALRVIQGLLQGSVHPATHAMLAKWSPVEERGALSTFCYSGSQFGTVVILAISGIIAESPLGWPGIFYISGALGILWGICWLIFSASTPAEHKTISLEERKFIENSLGQVDSTPIIVAPTPWRKIFTSPPFLSLIIVHCTHMWGFWTLLTQIPNYMKNILDVDMKNSALLSSLPYTVMLLLSFFFIYLSKVLARRENVSLAFSRKFFNSIGHWIPMISLIGLGYVTKEHSLLAVILLTLTVGISGATYLGFQVNHIDLSPNYAGTLMGITNGSANVMSALAPLAVGLVVTDVTNVVEWRIVFFIAAGFYFVGNLLFVIFGKTEVQSWNSPEETLAKRLNVVDAESPALLLNGDKKKITITENGTQ; translated from the exons atgtttttcaaaa CACCGATCATCGGTACGAGACATATACAATGtttcctttgtttttgttgcctatCGATTTGTTATGCGTTACGCGTCAACCTCAGCGTGGGCATCGTGGCGATGACGGATCGGAATTCCACGAACAGCAATCTTACG GTATACGATTGGAGTGAAGGCACCAAGTCCTATGTCTTGAGCAGCTTTTTCTGGGGTTACATCGTTACCCAAATACCCGGTGGACACATTGCACAGAAATACGGCGCGAAAACATTACTGCTAATTGGCATTACGCTGTGTTCCGTGCTGACGCTACTCACACCATTAGCTGTTGAATTTGGCGGTTGGCAGTTGTTGTTTGCGTTACGTGTCATTCAAGGACTGTTGCAAGGTTCCGTGCATCCAGCTACGCATGCCATGTTGGCGAAATGGTCACCCGTCGAAGAACGTGGCGCGCTTAGTACTTTCTGTTATTCCGGCTCACAATTCGGCACTGTTGTTATACTGGCTATAAGCGGTATCATCGCTGAATCACCACTCGGTTGGCCCGGTATTTTCTACATCTCTGGCGCTTTGGGTATACTTTGGGGTATCTGTTGGTTAATTTTTTCGGCCAGCACACCGGCTGAACATAAAACCATCTCATTGGAGGAGCGTAAATTCATCGAAAATTCATTGGGACAAGTTGACTCGACACCAATCATAGTAGCGCCGACCCCGTGGCGCAAGATCTTCACCTCACCGCCATTTTTATCGCTGATCATCGTACACTGCACGCATATGTGGGGTTTCTGGACGCTGCTTACACAAATTCCCAACTACATGAAGAACATACTAGATGTGGATATGAAAAATAGCGCTCTACTGTCATCTCTACCGTATACGGTCATGCTTTTGCTCAGTTTCTTCTTCATCTACCTATCGAAGGTGTTGGCACGTCGTGAGAATGTATCACTGGCTTTCAGTCGCAAATTCTTCAACTCCATCGGCCATTGGATACCAATGATCTCACTTATTGGACTCGGCTATGTCACGAAGGAACATTCATTACTGGCTGTGATCTTGCTCACACTCACCGTGGGCATCAGTGGCGCTACCTACCTGGGTTTCCAGGTGAACCATATTGATCTGTCGCCAAACTATGCGGGTACGCTGATGGGCATCACCAATGGCTCCGCGAATGTGATGAGCGCATTGGCGCCGCTGGCCGTCGGCCTGGTCGTCACCGATGTG ACTAATGTGGTCGAATGGCGTATTGTGTTTTTCATCGCTGCCGGTTTTTACTTTGTCGGCAACTTACTCTTCGTCATATTTGGCAAGACCGAAGTGCAAAGTTGGAATTCACCCGAAGAGACATTAGCCAAACGGTTGAACGTGGTGGACGCTGAATCGCCAGCGTTACTCCTGAATGGTGATAAGAAAAAGATAACAATCACTGAGAACGGCACGCAATAG